CTCCCACCAGGCCCGCCTGACGCGCCCTGTCCCTGCTTCAGACTACAGGTACCTGTACAGCCACTGCCCGGGCCCCGAGTGGAACGTGATGTGCAGGGGCTGCTGCGAGTACGACGTGATCCGCTGTAAGTGCCCGCTGCAGGGGACGCCGGTGGGCTACGCCGTGCCCTGCTGCCGCAACGCCATCAACGAGTGCGACCCCTGCATCATCCATCCAGGTACGGAGTCCCTGTGTCTCGCCTGCGTCCGCTTAGAGAACGACGCCTGTCAACGCAACAGCTGTGAAGTGTCAAGCAGAGTTTAGGGCCCGATTTAGAATAGCCACTGTGTTTATTTGGGCTCGGACCCGTTTCCAGGCCAACCTCACGTTGGATCCCTCGCCTGACTTGCTGCCGGGGCCGCGTGCAGGACCGAGCCGTCGCGCTCGAATGGAGGAGATGGTTGTAAATGCGCGCGTTTGAGTTCAGGGGTTCAGAGATCAGTTTACCGAAGTTTCATTTTTGtaacaaggaaaaacaaaaacctggaACGCGATCGTAAATCCACGTGTGCAAGTCTCCAGCGTTCTGCTGTTAAAGTCATACCTGTCCTCAGGTCAGTTCCCCGCGGACGCACCGGCGTCCTAAGTAAAACTCCATCCCACCACTTTCCGCTTTCAGAGGGGTTCTTCTCATTTCTATTTCAGGAAGCAGAAAATTGTTTGGGCGCTTTGTTTTAGTGAGCGATGAACATAATGCATTCTGCAGAGCTGAAGACTCTGCAGGAGCCTTGGTGCCATGTATCAGCGTCCAGTGTCCTGTTTCTGGGTGTctcctcaggctgcagcataTTTGAGAACTGTAAACGGTGCAACAACGGGACGTGGGGCCCCAGGGACAACTTCTTCATCGGCGGCGAGTACTGTTCCGAGTGTCGGCCCGGCTGGTCCGGAGGAGATTGCATGAGTGAGTCTCTGCAGGCTTTACTGTCATTAAACACTGAACTATACACTTCTTCCTTCCCTGCtgaattattttctttttcatgttgGACGGTTGCCATGTGCCTAAGACATTTTCCTTCAGGAGCTGAATGACAAGGGAGAGCTTGCATCCAGGGATCCCATAAAACCATTTAATATGTAACATTTGGACACTGGTTATGGTTTCCTTAATGTGCAAATATTTAGCTGGTGGGCACAACCAGcatacatttaattaaaagcagaagcaTGCAGCTCTTTGCCAGTCGGGCCCCGCTGCATATTGTGTTTatgattctttgtgttgctgagCACAACATAGCACTGAAATGCAATTAACTTCTGGTTGGATGGTAACCAAACTCTCACAATCAAAATTAGGCTGTAACTAACAACATGTGACATTTAGAAATCGTCCCAGATTCTACGTAACTTTTCAGAATGCGGGGGGGTGATCCGAAAACAACAGGGCCACCTGGTGCTGGAAAGTTACCCCAACAATGCTCGGTGTGAGTGGACCATACAAGTGGATCACCCCTTTACTGTCGAGCTCAGGTAAAATTCTCATTTGTACTTGTTTGATGGATGGGTTTCATTGGACATATTAAACTTGGATGTTTAAATCATCCAGCGGTTGTTGAGTCCGACCAACCATCCAGCTGCCACAGCCTCAACTGCCCTTAAACCCCCAGTTTCTTGGATCTCTACTGTCCACCTGTGAATGTTATTAATGGCTAAAGTCAGATTTCCACTCAGTTTGGATATTTCGCCAAGACGTACACGTATGTGGTCTACAGAGTTTTGAAACCACAACGACACAACAAACTCCCAGATTTCGGGAAAGTTATTGCTTTCCAGTCCTGCGATATCGCTCTGCCTCAGTCATCTTCTCTACATTTGACAGACGTACTGGCTTAGAAACCCTTTCTTAAaatgttatatactgtaaagcTGCACATTAAATCCACCAACCATATAAAGTAGGGCACAGAGAGCATGAGGCCAAATGCTTAGAAAATATATAGGTATAcacacaattaaataaataatattttatatccTTAGCCTGTGACATAAATCAGGCCAAACAGTTACATGAAATAACACTATTGTCCTGCAGTACAAAGTTTAAACTGATGGTATTTCTGTCTTTAAGTACTCATGTTTACCAAATTACAACTAGCATTAGGTTCTGCTGCAGGCTAACACCATGTAGCTCATTAGCCTAATCTCCGCTGCAGCCAGGGGGGCCTGCGATGGCAGATAAAAGTTCCAGAGGTGCTTTATGGCCGATCGGGGGTTGCATGTAAAACGGGAGGCTGGCGGCCATCTTACTGTCACACTGCATCTATggctgtatgtacagtaggattAGTCGTTTATAACTACACGTGAACATCCCTACAGCCACTGCTCTGCGTGTCCTGACTGCCTTAACGCACACTGATGTTTAGGGGAAAGCGGCCCATTACCTTTACATTCCATACCAGTAATTACCAGCTGCACTACAGTTGACATGCCTAGTCAGGAGTTATGGTTGGGATTTATGGATTTATGGGCATATTTTAGACATTTAACTGCAGAAGATTTAAAATAACAGCCTGCCTATTTAGACTGGAATGACTGATGCTGTTCATGAACAGCAATTATTGCCTTGGCATAAACGGAATGGCATTCGTATGAGTGTTATAGACACTTAATGGGAACATAATAGTGTTAAAGCATCTTATGTATTAAATATTGATGTTGGCCAAGGCCATGAAGTCAAACACAGGACTTCTTAATGTGCTGCTTTAACGCGGCTGCTTGTCAGTAATGATTGTGCTTCAGATAATTTCACATAATCGGTTCCTGCAAACTCTGAGAGTAATGCGGCGACCTGCCGTCACACGTCTCCGTCGTGGGCTCAGGTGACTCTCCTCCCCGGCCTCCCCAGTGTTGGTGGTAACCGAGACACCGAGGCTGGATCTGATACCCGGTACCTGGGAGCCGCTATGCGCAGCAGGCCGCGTAATGGTTCCCCGCAGCCGCTAATGCGTTGAGTAGTTTTCATTAGTTTTCATTACTTGTTTGCTGGATCATTAGTTGGCGTGGAGCTGCCAAAGAACACAGGTGTTCCCATAATgggcagaaaacaggaaaacggCAGAAATGCAACCAAACCAAAAACTTGCAATTACTGGGCCTCGCGTAACTATAACATCGGACATAATGATGATGAACGGTTGGACTGGTTTGTTGTGTGGCATCGTGCCCTCGTCTGTTAATATCCAGCTTCACACTGACAGGTTCATGATGCTGAGTTTGGAGTCCCACCATTCGTGCCGCTACGACTTCGTGGAGGTCCGAGACGGCGACAGCATCAACTCTGGCGTGATCGGTCGCTTTTGTGGGAACAACAGACCCGCTCCCATCCACAGCTCTGGCAACAGTTTGCACATCCTCTTTGTGTCCGACGGCTACAAGAACTTTGATGGTTTCTTCGCCACTTTCCAGGAAAACTCAGGTAGGTTAAACATCCAAGGCAGTTAAGATGAAAAATACTGCCTAACCTTAAATTATGACACCTAATCAATGTACTGTCATCTCATGGTGAGACTGAATGAACAGAAAGGCTGATTAGGGCCACATGTGTCAACAAATGGGCAGTTTCCAGGTTTGGTCCATCCAGGTTCATAAAAACCCATGGAAACTGGACACAGAGAAAAATGAGGACGGACTAGAGTGGTGTCACTTTCCACAAACGTCCTCATTTCCATGGCAAAAAACGCCAAACCACACCAGCGCACCTAATTTACCGGTGGCCCAGCCAGATCTTGTAAAATCAAACAGAGGCTGTTTGTGCAGAAGTTTCAACATGAAAAGTCCGTGGCCTTGCGTTTGGCACATGAAGCCCCTCATGCAGCACGTTGTGCACAGCCTTTGCTCTGGGCTCAGGCTTAGCGCTAATATTGTGCACGTGTACGTTtgcagcctgcagctcctctccctgCCTGCACGACGGGACCTGCATCCTGGACACTTCCTACACTTTTCACTGCGCCTGTCTGGCCGGCTACACTGGCAGGAGATGCGAAAGCGGTGAGTCTCCAGCGTTTGATCGCGTTTGAAAAACGCAGATGTATCGAGGCTTTGGGAAAAATAAGGATGAAGGGGAAAGAAAAGAATCCTGTAGGATGCAATCATCCGAAAACAAAGGATTTAATCTGGTGGGAGGAATAACTCAGCGTGTGCGACATGCTGCAGGCATGACTTACATTTTCCATCCCAGGCATCCCAAATATTACTGTATTGACCAGCCCTGATTCCCAGCATTGGTTTGGTCTGTTTCATCGGAACTCAGACACACCTAGTTACAAAAAacccagtgttgctgctgccccgagGCAGGTGGTGATTAATTGTTTCAGTCTGAGGGTGAGGTTGAGGCCTCGTCTTCTGTCCACGATCGGGCCTGCGTTTGGGTTTGATGAATGTGATGTGAGACTCAGTAGATGAGCTGCAGATCTGAAAGACTGTCTAATAATGAGACAACGTGAAAGAGGGTGACATGTGAACGCAtcgtgctacagtatgtgcaggaAATTCATCAGGGAAAACAATGTGGTGGAGGAAAAAGTGTGTTTATTGAGTCTGGTGACCCATTTTGGCGGTAGATCCTCACTGTTTATCTTGCTAAAGCTGCGGCTCCACCTCATCGCATGGGTTATTGGGTCACTTTGACTCACGGagccatttacagtatttacaggttCCTGGACCCAGTGAACGTCTCTTAAGGTCCAGTAAAAGCAGACTCGGTGAGCGGTTATTCACCGCGGTGTCGTTCCCGGCGTCGAAACGCGAGTCTGTAAAAGCTGCGCTGAAATAGCTCTTCTTCTGTAGCACCAGCCGGCTTTTCCATCGTAAAACTGGGCAGGAGTTCCACACGGCGCATTCATCTCTGCTCCCATGAGCGCGCCTCAGCTGTTAATTTTAATGGAGGGGAGCTGGAATAACGCTTGTGTCTCACATTTTGCAGGGGAAATCTAGCCGGAGTTTCTGCCAGTTGGAGAATTTTAAGTATGAACCTGACATCAGCTGTATTTTATCTGTCTAATAATCAACCTGTCATCTTTTCGAAGCCTGGGCTAAAACTCATTCTCTATAACAGGAGATGGGGAATAAATATCctcccttttcttttcctctctgccacattttaatttattatttcattaaatcATTTCGCGGCGCGGCACTCATCATCGCCTCGCGAAGGCCTTTCATCAGGAGAGTGATGATTTTCGGGCGTCATCGTATTTGTCATTCCGGCCCAATCACTCCAGACTCGTCTCATTGTGCCCGAGCAGCCGCTCCAGCGCCGGCGTGGAAGACTGATCGCCCGGCGAGACGCGTCGATGCCAGCAGCACCTCGGGGTGTGTCCGCTCGGCTTTGTTTTTAAAGACGCGTCCAAGGGAGGTCAGCCACAGTTTACTTTCTCCACTTCTGGTTGGGGAGCAGCATTTTTCGTCTCCTCTGGGACTGAAGGTTGGAAACGCTGAGAGCCAGAAACACTCAGATTATAGGGAGGGTTCCTTATTTCAGAGCTGTAAAACCTCAGCGAGCATTTCATGGATCAGGCCCAATTTAAAGTCAATAACACTGAAAATCTCCTGAGGGATCATCTCACAGTCTGACACTGTGGTGTGGGAGGTTCTGTAAACCGTGCTGCTGATGGCGCAAGGCTCACATGCAACATATCTGCGCATGTACTCACTGTCCATCCTTCATATAATCAGATAATCCACTCGCACGGATGCACCGCATAGCTGTTATACAACACATTATTCCACAACCACAGTCGTTACTTAAAATCCACTTTTACAACACTGGAGACCGTTTAACCCAAACTCTTTTATTGGGACTATTTCGTGTTCCTGCGCGTGAACGCGTTCATTAACGAGCCTCCGAGGCAGCAAGCGGTGATTAAAGCTGGACGCGTTAACGGTAACGGGTCTGAGAGCTGGGACTTTGGTTGACGGGTCTGCCTGTCTGACAGGTTACCTCCCCGGGGCCGTACGACGGGCTGCTTGCGTGGCCTTTTGCAGCggcgcggtgcgttcagggtctCCCATCCCCACGTGCTCTAACGCGGCTGCTCCAGGCTGCCTCAGTAAACGCTGCCTGTCTGCGCTTCCCCTCAGTGGTGGGATGCCGCCGGCCCCCGGTGCCTCGTCGCGGCTCCACGGACGGCCTCTACCACCACTCCGGCGCACGCGTCACCTTCCGCTGCGACGCCGGCTTCGAGCTGCGCGGGTTCCGCAGCGCCGTCTGCCTGAGCGACGGCACGTGGAGCGCACCCGCCCCGGAATGCGGTGAGTCCGCGTGGCGCTCGTGGGCAAATGGAACGGACACCAAGGCTCGCGTCTGACTTTTGCTCCTCTCCAGTGCCGGTGCAAAGGGTGTGCGCCCTCCCGCCCAAGCCGTCGCATGGGGATCACTTCCTGGTCTACGGGCCCAATGACGTCCTGATTGCGCTGCAGTACCTGTGCCACCAGCCCTACGAACTCAGCGGCAGCTCCCAGAGGACGTGTCTCCCCAACAACACGTGGAGCGGTGCTGCCCCTGCTTGTACCAAAGGTCAGCCAATGTGTCTGCGATACAAAGGGCCGGAATTCATGAATCACTAACCAAGATGattttatataaacataaatcTTTACTGGATGAaagaaaactaattaaaaataagaaCCTTCAGCATGACCGACCGATTCTAAACTGAATGTGATGCAATcagctttgttcttttctttgtcttcatccacagtaaataacactctgactgaagcagaaaaaagcaaagacaaaactACAGAGACAGGGAGCAAAGACAAAGGAAAGGACGACAGCAGAACTAAAGACAAAGTGGAAGAGAGCACAACCAACACTGTGTACGAGACGACGACCGCAGCCACTAAAGATGAATATACAGCGACGACGGTGGAAACACGCACAGAGAGACCCAGTGGTGGCAGCAAAGACAAGGTGCATAGTGAAGACTCAGATAACAGTCTGAACACTGTTGAAACCAAAGCACCTGATGTATTAAAGCGTCCTGAGAAAGAGGAGGGAAGCCCAGACCCACACCTGGACAAAGACAAGACTGATTCTACACAGGTTGTAAGAAAAGACAAAGGGCAAGAGGAGaatgagagaaaggaggagcaggtgaatgGAAAAAGAGACCCGGGCGAAGTGGGCCCCAACGACACCAAGCTGGGACCGGTCCCGTCGGAGGAGGACAACGCCGCGGAGGAGGCGACGAAGAACGGCACCTTTAAGTACGAGGCgaaggacaagaaggagaaCGGCACGGGCGGTTCCCACGACAACCGGAGGACGGTCATTCCCTCCAGAGTCAACGTCACGCAGTACACCCTGTACAGAGCGGGGGGCGAGGAGGGGCCGGCCGCCAAGGAGCCCGCGGAGAAAAGCGAGGAGTCGGAgcgggagaggaaggagaaggaggaggaggaggagaaggagaaggaggccaACCAAAGCTTCTCAGGTAAGAGGTTCCAGAAAACGCACCGAGACGCGTGAGGTTCCGCCACACAGTAACGGACCGCCGCGTCTCCTGGTTCCCCCCCCTGCAGAGCGAAGCTGCCCTCCTCTGCCCCGCCTCTACCACGGCTACCGGCAGGCGCTGCCGGGCCCGGAGCCCCGCGCCGTGGAGTTCCACTGCAACCACTCGTACGCGCTGAGCGGCGACGCGCGGCGCGTCTGCCGGCCCGACGGCACCTGGAGCGGGACGCAGCCCATCTGCGTCAGAGGTAACGCCGCTCGCCCGCGTGTGGTTGCCTTCTCGATAAAAGAGGAGGGAAGCAGACGGACTCCCGGGAGGCCAAACAGCCGCTGGTAACGAAAGGCACCAGTGGACGCTTTAATGGGAAGCAAACGAAGTGCATGTCGGCCCGTTGTCCTCAGCTGGGTCTGTTTTTCTGGTATTCATGATTGGCTAAGATGAGCAGCTCATGTTTGACACACTGTGCAGACGACACACAATAACTACACTCACAGCGGCCACTGGGTGGTGGAGTCGCACCGCGGCGCCTCTCTTTCCTGTCTTCCGTGAATTCATCAAACCTGGCAACTCAGCCGCTGCGCGCGTCCGTGTCTTTACTTTTACCCGCAGCGTGCCGGGAGCCCAAAGTCTCCGAGCTGGTTAAACAGAGGGTCCTTCCGCCTCAGGCGCCGTCCAGGTGCgttgattttaatatttacatcCAATGAACTATGAATGCATGCGCAGAATCAGCCGTTAACTGTGGTCGCCGCTCCTCAGGAAGAGCCCCGTGCACAAGCTGCTGGGCCCGCAGCTCCAGGCCCACGGCCCCACGAAGGGCCCCCCCGCGCTGCCCCGGCTGCCCCACGGCTTTCACCCCCTCTACACCCACATCGAGTACGAGTGCGCCTCGCCCTTCTATCAGCACTCCGGCAGCGCTCGGCGGACCTGTTTGAAGACCGGGAAGTGGAGCGGGCGCCATGTGTCCTGCTCACCAGGTGGGGGCAGCAGAGGACCTTTGGCGGAGACACAACCTGGGGAAAAAGCAGACTCACATAGAAGTAGTACTGACACACACTGATGGACACACTGAATTAAAGTCTACCACTGTATGTGCACATTGTAGAAGCAGGGCCTTCTGAAAATACAGCCGCTCCCTGTAAATGAGCTATGTGCAGTTCCCTGTGGACTgcttcccctcctcctgcaggacagCTGCACTCTCCTCATTACTGCTCAGTGGAAATGCCAATAGGTGACATTCAGGGCAAACA
The genomic region above belongs to Betta splendens chromosome 6, fBetSpl5.4, whole genome shotgun sequence and contains:
- the pamr1b gene encoding inactive serine protease PAMR1 isoform X1; its protein translation is MLSAGRGRGPQLGRSRGGVRASPSGTERWLLFWALLTSTSASTSALPYDYRYLYSHCPGPEWNVMCRGCCEYDVIRCKCPLQGTPVGYAVPCCRNAINECDPCIIHPGCSIFENCKRCNNGTWGPRDNFFIGGEYCSECRPGWSGGDCMKCGGVIRKQQGHLVLESYPNNARCEWTIQVDHPFTVELRFMMLSLESHHSCRYDFVEVRDGDSINSGVIGRFCGNNRPAPIHSSGNSLHILFVSDGYKNFDGFFATFQENSACSSSPCLHDGTCILDTSYTFHCACLAGYTGRRCESVVGCRRPPVPRRGSTDGLYHHSGARVTFRCDAGFELRGFRSAVCLSDGTWSAPAPECVPVQRVCALPPKPSHGDHFLVYGPNDVLIALQYLCHQPYELSGSSQRTCLPNNTWSGAAPACTKVNNTLTEAEKSKDKTTETGSKDKGKDDSRTKDKVEESTTNTVYETTTAATKDEYTATTVETRTERPSGGSKDKVHSEDSDNSLNTVETKAPDVLKRPEKEEGSPDPHLDKDKTDSTQVVRKDKGQEENERKEEQVNGKRDPGEVGPNDTKLGPVPSEEDNAAEEATKNGTFKYEAKDKKENGTGGSHDNRRTVIPSRVNVTQYTLYRAGGEEGPAAKEPAEKSEESERERKEKEEEEEKEKEANQSFSERSCPPLPRLYHGYRQALPGPEPRAVEFHCNHSYALSGDARRVCRPDGTWSGTQPICVRACREPKVSELVKQRVLPPQAPSRKSPVHKLLGPQLQAHGPTKGPPALPRLPHGFHPLYTHIEYECASPFYQHSGSARRTCLKTGKWSGRHVSCSPVCGKHPTFDPRRPAEAHWPWLAAIYRRSTHGAETKLTKADGPAGWKDGADAGQNQNRAAGWQLVCSGALVNQRSVVVAAHCVTELGKVYPLDAAKVKVVVGKHYRDDVRETKGLQHLRVASIAVHPNYDPNILDSDMAVLKLLDKTKVGERVLPLCLSESPGEELPSGHGLVTGWSPLPDPGPGPDERARVGLVRLADVVPCEQQYARNGVPVGVTDNMLCASQKPDYGPSNICPSDTGGILVLPAAAEDQAPLGYAENGKGLWTLIGLVSFGYDQGECDPDLYTVYTRVANFKDWIESNMK
- the pamr1b gene encoding inactive serine protease PAMR1 isoform X2, encoding MCRGCCEYDVIRCKCPLQGTPVGYAVPCCRNAINECDPCIIHPGCSIFENCKRCNNGTWGPRDNFFIGGEYCSECRPGWSGGDCMKCGGVIRKQQGHLVLESYPNNARCEWTIQVDHPFTVELRFMMLSLESHHSCRYDFVEVRDGDSINSGVIGRFCGNNRPAPIHSSGNSLHILFVSDGYKNFDGFFATFQENSACSSSPCLHDGTCILDTSYTFHCACLAGYTGRRCESVVGCRRPPVPRRGSTDGLYHHSGARVTFRCDAGFELRGFRSAVCLSDGTWSAPAPECVPVQRVCALPPKPSHGDHFLVYGPNDVLIALQYLCHQPYELSGSSQRTCLPNNTWSGAAPACTKVNNTLTEAEKSKDKTTETGSKDKGKDDSRTKDKVEESTTNTVYETTTAATKDEYTATTVETRTERPSGGSKDKVHSEDSDNSLNTVETKAPDVLKRPEKEEGSPDPHLDKDKTDSTQVVRKDKGQEENERKEEQVNGKRDPGEVGPNDTKLGPVPSEEDNAAEEATKNGTFKYEAKDKKENGTGGSHDNRRTVIPSRVNVTQYTLYRAGGEEGPAAKEPAEKSEESERERKEKEEEEEKEKEANQSFSERSCPPLPRLYHGYRQALPGPEPRAVEFHCNHSYALSGDARRVCRPDGTWSGTQPICVRACREPKVSELVKQRVLPPQAPSRKSPVHKLLGPQLQAHGPTKGPPALPRLPHGFHPLYTHIEYECASPFYQHSGSARRTCLKTGKWSGRHVSCSPVCGKHPTFDPRRPAEAHWPWLAAIYRRSTHGAETKLTKADGPAGWKDGADAGQNQNRAAGWQLVCSGALVNQRSVVVAAHCVTELGKVYPLDAAKVKVVVGKHYRDDVRETKGLQHLRVASIAVHPNYDPNILDSDMAVLKLLDKTKVGERVLPLCLSESPGEELPSGHGLVTGWSPLPDPGPGPDERARVGLVRLADVVPCEQQYARNGVPVGVTDNMLCASQKPDYGPSNICPSDTGGILVLPAAAEDQAPLGYAENGKGLWTLIGLVSFGYDQGECDPDLYTVYTRVANFKDWIESNMK